Proteins from a single region of Mytilus trossulus isolate FHL-02 chromosome 2, PNRI_Mtr1.1.1.hap1, whole genome shotgun sequence:
- the LOC134705723 gene encoding uncharacterized protein LOC134705723 has protein sequence MSSKLKAIRAGHRGAVTKLLKRVSGNFDELLKEYDVNEIMSIREMIRKKETVISELNDKIVEEISEEDIQEEIEEADRYEFDIQITLTKLTKVIREADNTTSMKQQQLNPHATEFTIANNQINPTPVSFTPANNSSSTFSNSSMYHKLPKLTLPTFGGNILEWQPFWDSFFAAVHENLSLNDVQKFNYLRSQLYGEASQCISGLQITNTNYAQAIHVLKQRFGQPHKIVNAYMQSLISLPSPSANIRELKNFYDSMENYIRGLEGKGQTHESYGSLLVPIIFNQIPRNIRQNMVRVNGNDRWNLQLLRDAIQHEITIQEAGQSVSCYESESEKHLRQH, from the coding sequence ATGAGTTCTAAACTCAAAGCTATTCGAGCTGGACATCGTGGTGCAGTCACGAAATTACTGAAGCGAGTGAGCGGAAATTTCGATGAGTTATTAAAGGAATACGATGTCAATGAAATTATGTCAATCAGGGAAATGATACGGAAAAAGGAAACAGTTATCTCGGAACTCAACGACAAAATTGTGGAAGAAATTTCGGAAGAGGATATTCAAGAAGAGATAGAAGAAGCCGACAGGTATgaatttgatattcaaattactttaacaaaattaacaaaagtaATCCGGGAAGCAGATAACACAACATCTATGAAACAACAACAATTAAACCCGCACGCCACAGAATTTACAATTGCAAACAACCAAATAAACCCGACTCCAGTAAGTTTCACGCCAGCAAATAATTCTTCATCTACATTTTCAAACTCCAGTATGTACCATAAATTACCAAAGCTTACCCTACCCACGTTCGGAGGAAATATACTGgaatggcagccattttgggATTCCTTTTTTGCAgcagttcatgaaaatttgtcCTTAAACGACGTTCAGAAGTTCAACTATTTAAGGTCTCAATTGTATGGAGAAGCAAGCCAGTGCATCTCAGGATTACAAATTACGAACACAAATTACGCTCAAGCCATACATGTATTGAAACAGAGATTTGGTCAACCCCACAAAATTGTGAATGCCTATATGCAAAGCCTTATTAGTCTACCCAGTCCATCCGCGAATATTAGAGAGTTAAAGAACTTTTACGACAGTATGGAGAATTACATTCGAGGTCTTGAGGGAAAGGGACAAACACATGAATCGTACGGGAGCCTTCTAGTACCAATTATCTTCAATCAAATTCCCAGAAACATCCGACAAAATATGGTACGCGTTAATGGAAATGATAGATGGAATTTACAGTTGCTACGTGACGCAATTCAGCATGAAATTACTATCCAAGAAGCAGGTCAGTCCGTAAGTTGTTATGAATCAGAATCAGAAAAACATCTACGTCAGCATTGA